One stretch of Variovorax sp. 54 DNA includes these proteins:
- a CDS encoding response regulator, with translation MANILVVDDELGIRDLLFEILNDEGHNVELAENAAEARAARQRARPDLVLLDIWMPDTDGVTLLKEWSTAGLLSMPVIMMSGHATIDTAVDATRIGAFAFLEKPITLQKLLKAVEQGLARENARRTAAGVVPPPTGAHQAAAITTTGDSLLMASLAAVPVADAGPQSTQSFDLDRPLRDARDGFEKAYFEFHLAMENGSMTRVAEKTGLERTHLYRKLKQLGVDLSRGRRSAV, from the coding sequence ATGGCAAACATTCTCGTGGTCGATGACGAGCTGGGCATCAGGGACCTGCTCTTCGAAATTCTCAATGACGAAGGCCACAACGTGGAGCTCGCGGAAAACGCCGCCGAAGCCCGCGCGGCCCGACAACGCGCCCGGCCCGATCTCGTGCTGCTCGACATCTGGATGCCGGACACCGACGGCGTCACGCTGCTCAAGGAGTGGTCCACCGCGGGCCTGCTGAGCATGCCCGTCATCATGATGAGCGGGCACGCCACCATCGACACCGCGGTCGATGCCACGCGCATCGGCGCCTTCGCGTTCCTCGAAAAACCCATCACGCTGCAGAAGCTGCTCAAGGCGGTGGAGCAGGGGCTGGCGCGCGAGAACGCCCGCCGCACCGCCGCCGGCGTGGTGCCGCCACCCACCGGCGCTCACCAGGCCGCCGCCATCACCACCACGGGCGACAGCCTGCTGATGGCGTCGCTGGCGGCGGTGCCGGTGGCCGATGCGGGCCCCCAGTCGACCCAGAGCTTCGACCTCGACCGCCCGCTGCGCGATGCGCGCGATGGTTTCGAGAAGGCGTATTTCGAGTTCCACCTCGCGATGGAGAACGGTTCGATGACCCGCGTCGCCGAGAAAACCGGCCTCGAGCGCACCCATCTTTATAGAAAACTCAAACAACTTGGCGTGGACCTTTCGCGGGGCCGCAGAAGCGCTGTATAA
- a CDS encoding DUF4390 domain-containing protein produces the protein MKNPRRTDGRRSILLAGLWLVWALWMALFPAAATAQARAGGATITQMRLEQADDGVYLSAAVQFELPTLVEDVLDKGIAIYFVAEAEVFQERWYWTDRKVAQVARHMRLAYQPLTRRWRLNVSPVPITAAAGLGISLNQNFDSLADALEAIKRVGRLRLGDAAEIGDEPLHQVTFRFRLDTSQLPRPFQIGMVGQAEWNIAAERTARLPLEKQR, from the coding sequence TTGAAAAACCCGCGCCGCACTGACGGCCGCCGGTCGATCCTGCTGGCCGGCCTGTGGCTGGTCTGGGCCCTGTGGATGGCCCTGTTCCCGGCCGCCGCCACCGCCCAGGCCCGCGCCGGCGGTGCCACCATCACCCAGATGCGCCTGGAGCAGGCCGACGATGGCGTCTATCTCAGCGCGGCCGTGCAGTTCGAGCTGCCCACCCTGGTGGAAGACGTGCTCGACAAGGGCATCGCCATCTACTTCGTGGCCGAGGCCGAGGTCTTCCAGGAACGCTGGTACTGGACCGACCGCAAGGTCGCCCAGGTGGCGCGCCACATGCGGCTGGCCTACCAGCCTCTCACGCGCCGCTGGCGGCTGAATGTGTCGCCGGTGCCGATCACCGCCGCCGCCGGCCTCGGCATCTCGCTGAACCAGAATTTCGACAGCCTCGCCGATGCGCTCGAAGCCATCAAGCGCGTTGGCCGGCTGCGGCTGGGCGACGCCGCCGAGATCGGCGACGAGCCGCTGCACCAGGTCACGTTCCGCTTCCGGCTCGACACCTCGCAACTGCCGCGTCCTTTCCAGATCGGCATGGTCGGGCAGGCCGAATGGAACATCGCCGCCGAGCGCACCGCCCGGCTGCCGCTGGAGAAGCAGCGGTGA
- a CDS encoding DUF1810 domain-containing protein: MTIDWHLERFVTAQDPVYAQVCAELTAGRKRTHWMWFVFPQLKALGRSATAQFFGLDGAAEATAYWQHPVLGKRLHHCAELVRDLPAGTDIHQVFGAPDDLKLRSCMTLFEIAVPEASVFGDVLARYFDGARDDATIALVSH; encoded by the coding sequence ATGACCATCGACTGGCACCTCGAACGCTTCGTCACGGCGCAAGACCCTGTCTACGCACAGGTCTGCGCGGAACTCACGGCGGGACGCAAGCGCACGCACTGGATGTGGTTCGTCTTTCCGCAATTGAAGGCACTGGGCCGCAGCGCGACCGCCCAGTTTTTCGGTCTGGACGGTGCCGCCGAGGCAACGGCGTACTGGCAGCACCCCGTGCTGGGCAAGCGGCTGCACCACTGCGCAGAGCTGGTGCGCGATCTGCCCGCCGGCACCGACATCCACCAGGTCTTCGGCGCACCGGACGACCTGAAGCTGCGCTCCTGCATGACGCTGTTCGAGATCGCGGTGCCCGAAGCATCCGTGTTCGGCGACGTGCTGGCACGGTATTTCGACGGTGCACGGGACGACGCGACGATCGCGCTCGTCTCGCACTGA
- a CDS encoding lema family protein, with amino-acid sequence MSVLPDSLAGWLVVALLLFWFVGAYNRLVRLRAAVLQAYAVLDVALRKQLDFVQASITAAPRPETPPEGAPTVAPLQAATTQLATLLGATRVRPLDPGSMAALATALQVLIAAWRRQYPGAVTVFDADGTLSRPAPLMPGLGGASDPAAPIAWPEPSAAAEIARGQFNQAVAQYNAGIAQFPALLVAWIVRLRPAAPLL; translated from the coding sequence ATGAGCGTCCTGCCCGATTCGCTGGCCGGATGGCTCGTTGTCGCGCTGCTGCTGTTCTGGTTCGTGGGCGCGTACAACCGGCTGGTGCGTCTGCGCGCCGCCGTGCTGCAGGCCTACGCCGTGCTCGACGTGGCGCTGCGCAAGCAGCTCGATTTCGTTCAGGCCAGCATCACCGCCGCGCCCCGGCCCGAGACGCCGCCCGAGGGCGCGCCCACCGTCGCGCCGCTGCAGGCGGCCACGACGCAGCTCGCGACCCTGCTCGGTGCGACGCGGGTGCGCCCGCTCGACCCGGGCAGCATGGCGGCGCTGGCCACTGCGCTGCAGGTGCTCATCGCCGCATGGCGGCGCCAGTACCCGGGCGCGGTCACCGTGTTCGACGCGGACGGCACGCTGTCGCGGCCCGCGCCGCTGATGCCCGGCCTGGGCGGCGCATCCGATCCGGCCGCCCCCATCGCCTGGCCCGAGCCGTCGGCGGCAGCGGAAATCGCGCGCGGCCAGTTCAACCAGGCCGTGGCGCAGTACAACGCCGGTATCGCCCAGTTCCCGGCGCTGCTGGTGGCCTGGATCGTGCGGCTGCGGCCTGCGGCGCCCTTGCTCTGA
- a CDS encoding sensor histidine kinase — MSTKPRSGAAATPAARRSRALRWAVGVGAAMVTAIGLVLIFLLAQATNNRALYERYYVRLFGINVVVAVLLVLVIGWVAFRLLRRLRQGKFGSRLLIKLAAIFALVGVVPGALVYVVSYQFVARSIESWFDVKVEGALDAGLNLGRATLDSLSDDLAAKTRTASAQLAQVPDASAGLLLERIRDQLEATDVILWTGSGQLVASAGASRFQLNPERPTAQQFRQVRPDRAVAHVEGLEETALPSATPPSASVRALAMVQRPGFDFDTAPRYLQVTRPLPPAVVANALAVQEANREYQERALAREGLRRMYIGTLTLSLFLAVFGAVLLAVLFGNQLARPLLVLADGVRQVAAGDLRPTAVLQGKDELGGLTRSFAVMTQQLADARGAVEKTMDQLDAARDNLQTILDNLTSGVIVLDAKGTVLSTNPGATRVLRAPLAAYEGQALVNVPGLADFGAKVQQQFDEFLVERMQHGLDHWQHAFELHATGNDMPQQDDAINIVARGAELPGDARLLVFDDISEIVSAQRAQAWGEVARRLAHEIKNPLTPIQLSAERLEMKLSGKVAPPEQAILVKSVKTIVDQVDAMKRLVNEFRDYARLPAADLKPVDLNALLADVLQLYHAENLPITLRSELDERCPPVRGDEQQIRQVVHNLLQNAQDAAEAAASGTGRVGEVVIRTRLGDSGQRVRLTVQDSGPGFAENILKRAFEPYVTTKTKGTGLGLAVVKKIADEHGARIELSNRVVDGAVAGAQVSLSFALAGEPRAAVAHTEDSKSSSA; from the coding sequence GTGAGCACCAAGCCGCGCAGCGGCGCCGCGGCCACGCCTGCCGCCCGCCGCTCGCGCGCGTTGCGCTGGGCCGTGGGCGTCGGCGCCGCGATGGTCACGGCCATCGGCCTGGTGCTGATCTTCCTGCTGGCCCAGGCCACCAACAACCGTGCGCTGTACGAGCGCTACTACGTGCGCCTGTTCGGCATCAACGTGGTGGTGGCCGTGCTGCTGGTGCTGGTGATCGGCTGGGTCGCGTTCCGCCTGTTGCGGCGGCTGCGGCAGGGCAAGTTCGGCAGCCGGCTGCTGATCAAGCTCGCGGCCATCTTCGCGCTCGTGGGGGTGGTGCCGGGGGCGCTGGTCTATGTGGTGTCCTACCAGTTCGTCGCGCGCTCGATCGAGAGCTGGTTCGACGTCAAGGTGGAAGGTGCGCTCGATGCCGGCCTGAACCTGGGCCGCGCCACGCTCGATTCGCTCTCTGACGACCTCGCCGCGAAAACCCGCACCGCCAGCGCGCAGCTGGCGCAGGTGCCCGATGCGAGCGCGGGGCTGCTGCTGGAGCGCATCCGCGACCAGCTCGAAGCCACCGACGTGATCCTCTGGACCGGCTCGGGCCAGCTGGTGGCCAGCGCCGGCGCGTCGCGCTTCCAGCTCAACCCCGAGCGGCCGACCGCGCAGCAGTTCCGCCAGGTGCGGCCTGACCGCGCCGTCGCGCACGTCGAGGGCCTGGAAGAAACCGCCTTGCCCAGCGCCACGCCGCCGAGCGCCAGCGTGCGCGCGCTCGCCATGGTGCAGCGACCGGGCTTCGACTTCGACACCGCGCCGCGCTACCTGCAGGTCACGCGGCCGCTGCCGCCGGCCGTGGTCGCCAACGCGCTGGCCGTGCAGGAAGCCAACCGCGAGTACCAGGAGCGGGCCCTCGCGCGCGAGGGGCTGCGCCGCATGTACATCGGCACGCTCACGCTGAGCCTGTTCTTGGCCGTGTTCGGCGCGGTGCTGCTGGCCGTGCTGTTCGGCAACCAGCTGGCGCGGCCGCTGCTCGTGCTGGCCGACGGCGTGCGCCAGGTGGCCGCCGGCGACCTGCGGCCCACCGCCGTGCTGCAGGGCAAGGACGAGCTGGGCGGCCTCACGCGCTCGTTCGCCGTCATGACGCAGCAGCTGGCCGACGCCCGCGGCGCGGTCGAGAAGACCATGGACCAGCTCGACGCAGCCCGCGACAACCTGCAGACCATTCTGGACAACCTGACCTCGGGCGTCATCGTGCTCGACGCCAAGGGCACCGTGCTGTCCACCAACCCGGGCGCCACCCGCGTGCTGCGCGCGCCGCTCGCCGCCTACGAAGGGCAGGCGCTGGTCAATGTGCCGGGCCTGGCCGACTTCGGTGCCAAGGTGCAGCAGCAGTTCGACGAGTTCTTGGTCGAGCGCATGCAGCACGGCCTGGACCACTGGCAGCACGCCTTCGAGCTGCACGCCACAGGCAACGACATGCCGCAGCAGGACGACGCCATCAACATCGTCGCGCGGGGCGCCGAGCTGCCGGGCGATGCGCGGCTGCTGGTGTTCGACGACATCTCCGAAATCGTCTCGGCCCAGCGCGCGCAGGCCTGGGGCGAGGTGGCGCGCCGGCTCGCGCACGAGATCAAGAATCCGCTCACGCCGATCCAGCTGTCGGCCGAGCGGCTGGAGATGAAGCTCTCGGGCAAGGTGGCGCCGCCCGAGCAGGCCATCCTGGTGAAGTCGGTCAAGACCATCGTCGACCAGGTCGACGCGATGAAGCGGCTGGTGAACGAATTCCGCGACTACGCACGGCTGCCTGCGGCCGACCTCAAGCCGGTCGACCTCAATGCGCTGCTGGCCGACGTGCTGCAGCTGTACCACGCCGAGAACCTGCCCATCACGCTGCGTTCGGAGCTCGACGAGCGCTGCCCGCCCGTGCGCGGCGACGAACAGCAGATCCGCCAGGTCGTGCACAACCTGCTGCAGAACGCACAGGACGCCGCCGAGGCCGCCGCCAGCGGCACGGGTCGGGTGGGCGAGGTCGTCATTCGCACCCGGCTGGGCGATTCGGGCCAGCGCGTGCGCCTTACCGTGCAGGACAGCGGGCCCGGCTTTGCCGAAAATATTCTCAAGCGCGCCTTCGAGCCCTACGTCACGACGAAAACAAAAGGTACCGGTTTGGGCCTGGCCGTCGTCAAGAAGATCGCCGACGAACACGGTGCGCGCATCGAGCTTTCCAACCGTGTCGTCGACGGGGCTGTGGCCGGCGCGCAAGTCTCGCTATCATTCGCGCTGGCAGGCGAACCGCGAGCAGCGGTCGCTCACACCGAAGATTCGAAGTCTTCGTCCGCCTGA
- the rsmB gene encoding 16S rRNA (cytosine(967)-C(5))-methyltransferase RsmB: MPADLSSDPSSGSASSAPQQPPLWRQLQLTAGALASIRAGTSGTVAFEAVEPALRPGVQALGFQVLRWLGRAEALRRHLAKRTPPPLPDALLCTALALAWHSDHAPYEPFTLVDQAVEAAKRNPATRAQASFINACLRRFLRERDELVAATDSEPVAQWNHPRWWIERLKRDHPRDWQRVLSADNAQAPMTLRVNALQSTPAAYLLELEAVGLGAMRVGADGLQLTRARPVQQLPGFADGACSVQDAAAQLAAPLLLDGLLPAKPGSAPLRVLDACAAPGGKTAHLIERAGADAIEVTALEVDGVRSRRIDETLARLGLKAKVVVADAGRPADWWDGALFDAILLDAPCTASGIVRRHPDVRWLRRESDTAQLATQQATLLAALWPLVRPGGRLLYCTCSVFREEGSQQIDAFLVRNTDARLLPSPGHLLPQSGANARGVPDNPSGDHDGFFYALLEKPAPH, from the coding sequence TTGCCAGCAGATCTTTCCTCCGACCCCTCTTCGGGCAGCGCCTCCTCGGCGCCGCAACAACCGCCGCTCTGGCGCCAACTGCAACTGACCGCAGGGGCGCTGGCGTCGATTCGCGCCGGCACCTCGGGCACCGTCGCGTTCGAGGCCGTCGAGCCTGCGCTGCGCCCCGGCGTGCAGGCCCTGGGCTTCCAGGTGCTGCGCTGGCTCGGCCGCGCCGAAGCACTGCGCCGCCACCTCGCCAAACGCACGCCGCCGCCGTTGCCCGATGCCTTGCTGTGCACCGCGCTCGCGCTGGCCTGGCACAGCGACCACGCCCCCTATGAACCCTTCACGCTGGTCGACCAGGCCGTGGAAGCCGCCAAGCGCAACCCCGCGACGCGGGCGCAGGCCAGTTTCATCAACGCCTGCCTGCGCCGCTTCCTGCGTGAGCGCGACGAGCTCGTGGCCGCCACCGACAGCGAACCGGTCGCGCAGTGGAACCACCCGCGCTGGTGGATCGAACGCCTCAAGCGCGACCATCCGCGCGACTGGCAGCGCGTGCTGTCGGCCGACAACGCGCAGGCGCCGATGACCTTGCGCGTCAACGCGTTGCAATCGACGCCGGCGGCGTACCTGCTGGAGCTGGAGGCCGTGGGCCTTGGCGCTATGCGCGTCGGCGCCGATGGCCTGCAGCTCACGCGGGCCCGGCCCGTGCAGCAGCTCCCCGGTTTCGCCGATGGCGCCTGCTCCGTGCAGGACGCCGCCGCGCAGCTCGCGGCCCCCTTGCTGCTCGACGGCCTGCTGCCGGCCAAACCCGGCAGCGCACCGCTGCGCGTGCTGGACGCCTGCGCCGCTCCCGGCGGCAAGACCGCGCACCTGATCGAACGGGCCGGCGCCGACGCCATCGAGGTGACCGCGCTGGAGGTCGATGGCGTGCGCAGCCGCCGCATCGACGAGACGCTCGCCCGCCTCGGCCTGAAAGCCAAGGTCGTGGTGGCCGATGCCGGCCGCCCCGCCGACTGGTGGGACGGCGCCCTGTTCGACGCCATCCTGCTGGACGCGCCGTGCACGGCTTCGGGCATCGTGCGGCGCCATCCCGACGTGCGCTGGCTGCGCCGCGAGAGCGACACCGCCCAGCTGGCGACCCAGCAGGCGACGCTGCTGGCCGCGCTCTGGCCGCTCGTGCGGCCCGGCGGCCGGCTGCTTTACTGCACCTGTTCCGTGTTCCGCGAAGAAGGCTCGCAACAAATTGATGCGTTTCTTGTACGCAACACCGACGCCCGATTGCTGCCGTCCCCGGGACACTTGCTGCCTCAAAGTGGGGCGAATGCCCGTGGCGTCCCGGACAATCCCTCTGGTGACCACGACGGCTTCTTCTACGCCCTGCTTGAAAAACCCGCGCCGCACTGA
- the rpoC gene encoding DNA-directed RNA polymerase subunit beta' has product MKSLLDLFKQFTPDEHFDAIKIGMASPEKIRSWSFGEVKKPETINYRTFKPERDGLFCAKIFGPIKDYECLCGKYKRLKHRGVICEKCGVEVTQTKVRRERMGHIDLAAPCAHIWFLKSLPSRLGLVLDMTLRDIERVLYFEAYVITDPGMTPLKKFGIMSEDDYDAKRKEYGDEFIAKMGAEGIKDLLEGIELDSEIERLRGDLTGSEVKVKKNSKRLKVLEAFRKSGIKPNWMVLEVLPVLPPDLRPLVPLDGGRFATSDLNDLYRRVINRNSRLRRLLELKAPEIIARNEKRMLQEAVDSLLDNGRRGKAMTGANKRALKSLADMIKGKSGRFRQNLLGKRVDYSGRSVIVVGPTLKLHQCGLPKLMALELFKPFIFSRLEAMGIATTIKAAKKEVESGTPVVWDILEEVIKEHPVMLNRAPTLHRLGIQAFEPILIEGKAIQLHPLVCAAFNADFDGDQMAVHVPLSVEAQMEARTLMLASNNVLFPASGEPSIVPSQDVVLGLYYTTRDRINAKGEGLIFSDIGEVQRALDANVVELTAKVAVRITEYTKDKETGVFTPSTSLVDTTVGRALLSEILPKGLPFSNINKALKKKEISKLINVSFRKCGLKETVVFADKLLQNGFRLATKAGISIAIDDMLVPAEKHGIIERSAKEVKEIEQQYVSGLVTSGERYNKVVDIWGKAGDEVSKVMMAKLSKQRVIDRHGKEVEQESFNSIYMMADSGARGSAAQIRQVAGMRGLMAKPDGSIIETPITANFREGLNVLEYFISTHGARKGLADTALKTANSGYLTRRLVDVTQDLVVTEQDCGTHGGYLMRAIVEGGEVIESLRDRILGRSAADDVLHPENRSVLLKAGEMFDEDNIEVLEAQGVDEVKVRTALTCETRFGICATCYGRDLGRGGLINIGEAVGVIAAQSIGEPGTQLTMRTFHIGGAASRAAIASSVEAKSNGSIGFNATMRYVTNSKSELVVISRSGEIVIHDEHGRERERHKVPYGAILAVKADQQIKAGHVLANWDPLTRPIITEFAGKAQFENVEEGLTVAKQVDEVTGLSTLVVIDPKRRGAAKVVRPQVKLIDAQGLEVKIPGTDHSVTIGFPIGSLVQIRDGQDVGPGEVLARIPVEGQKTRDITGGLPRVAELFEARSPKDKGMLAEMTGTVSFGKETKGKIRLQITDPEGGVYEDLVPKEKNILVHEGQVVNKGESVVDGPADPQDILRLLGSEELARYIVDEVQDVYRLQGVKINDKHIEVIVRQMLRRVVVDNIGDTSYISGEQVERSEMLNTNDALRADGKIPATFTNLLLGITKASLSTDSFISAASFQETTRVLTEAAIMGKRDELRGLKENVIVGRLIPAGTGMAYHQARKVKDAMDEAERRAIAESEAADLAGSSDSDATTSTVDANEGAATE; this is encoded by the coding sequence TGCGGCGTTGAAGTCACGCAGACCAAGGTGCGTCGCGAGCGCATGGGTCACATCGACCTGGCCGCGCCTTGCGCCCACATCTGGTTCCTGAAGTCGCTGCCGTCGCGTCTGGGCCTCGTGCTCGACATGACGCTGCGCGACATCGAACGCGTGCTGTACTTCGAAGCGTACGTGATCACCGACCCCGGCATGACCCCGCTGAAGAAGTTCGGCATCATGTCCGAGGACGACTACGACGCCAAGCGCAAGGAATACGGTGACGAGTTCATCGCCAAGATGGGCGCCGAAGGCATCAAGGACCTGCTCGAAGGCATCGAACTCGACAGCGAGATCGAACGCCTGCGCGGCGACCTGACCGGCTCCGAAGTCAAGGTCAAGAAGAACTCCAAGCGCCTGAAGGTGCTGGAAGCCTTCCGCAAGTCGGGCATCAAGCCCAACTGGATGGTGCTCGAAGTGCTGCCCGTGCTGCCGCCGGACCTGCGTCCGCTGGTGCCGCTGGACGGCGGCCGCTTTGCGACCTCCGACCTGAACGACCTGTATCGCCGCGTCATCAACCGCAATTCGCGTCTGCGCCGCCTGCTGGAGCTGAAGGCTCCGGAAATCATCGCGCGCAACGAAAAGCGGATGCTGCAAGAGGCGGTCGACTCGCTGCTGGACAACGGTCGTCGCGGCAAGGCCATGACGGGCGCCAACAAGCGCGCACTGAAGTCGCTGGCCGACATGATCAAGGGCAAGAGCGGTCGTTTCCGCCAGAACTTGCTGGGCAAGCGCGTGGACTACTCAGGCCGTTCGGTCATCGTGGTGGGCCCGACGCTCAAGCTGCACCAGTGCGGCCTGCCCAAGCTGATGGCGCTCGAGCTGTTCAAGCCCTTCATCTTCTCGCGCCTCGAAGCCATGGGCATCGCGACCACGATCAAGGCTGCCAAGAAGGAAGTCGAATCGGGCACGCCGGTGGTCTGGGACATCCTGGAAGAAGTGATCAAGGAACACCCGGTCATGCTGAACCGTGCGCCTACGCTGCACCGTTTGGGCATCCAGGCGTTCGAGCCGATCCTGATCGAAGGCAAGGCCATCCAGCTGCACCCGCTCGTTTGCGCGGCCTTCAACGCCGACTTCGACGGCGACCAGATGGCTGTCCACGTGCCGCTGTCGGTGGAAGCACAGATGGAAGCCCGCACGCTGATGCTGGCCTCCAACAACGTGCTGTTCCCAGCCTCGGGCGAACCGTCGATCGTTCCTTCGCAGGACGTGGTGCTGGGTCTGTACTACACGACCCGCGACCGCATCAATGCCAAGGGCGAGGGCCTGATCTTCTCCGACATCGGTGAAGTGCAGCGCGCGCTCGACGCCAATGTGGTCGAGCTGACCGCCAAGGTGGCGGTGCGTATCACGGAGTACACCAAGGACAAGGAAACCGGCGTGTTCACGCCGTCGACCTCGCTCGTGGACACCACCGTGGGCCGTGCCCTGCTGTCCGAGATCCTGCCGAAGGGCCTGCCGTTCTCGAACATCAACAAGGCGCTGAAGAAGAAGGAAATCTCCAAGCTCATCAACGTCTCGTTCCGCAAGTGCGGCCTGAAAGAGACCGTCGTGTTCGCCGACAAGCTGCTGCAAAACGGCTTCCGTCTGGCGACCAAGGCCGGCATCTCGATCGCGATCGACGACATGCTGGTGCCCGCTGAAAAGCACGGCATCATCGAGCGCTCGGCCAAGGAAGTGAAGGAGATCGAACAGCAGTACGTCTCCGGTCTCGTGACCTCCGGCGAGCGCTACAACAAGGTGGTGGACATCTGGGGCAAGGCCGGCGACGAAGTGTCGAAGGTCATGATGGCCAAGCTCTCCAAGCAGCGCGTCATCGATCGCCACGGCAAGGAAGTCGAGCAGGAGTCGTTCAACTCCATCTACATGATGGCCGACTCCGGCGCCCGCGGTTCCGCAGCGCAGATTCGCCAGGTGGCCGGTATGCGGGGCCTGATGGCCAAGCCGGACGGCTCGATCATCGAGACGCCCATTACCGCGAACTTCCGCGAAGGCCTGAACGTGTTGGAGTACTTCATCTCCACCCACGGTGCCCGTAAGGGTCTGGCCGACACGGCGCTGAAGACGGCGAACTCGGGTTACCTGACCCGCCGTCTGGTCGACGTGACGCAAGACTTGGTCGTGACCGAGCAGGACTGCGGCACGCACGGCGGTTACCTGATGCGCGCCATCGTCGAAGGCGGTGAAGTGATCGAGTCGCTGCGCGACCGTATCCTCGGCCGTTCGGCTGCGGACGACGTGCTGCACCCGGAAAACCGTTCGGTGCTGCTGAAGGCCGGCGAGATGTTCGACGAAGACAACATCGAAGTCCTGGAAGCCCAGGGCGTCGACGAAGTCAAGGTCCGCACCGCGCTGACCTGCGAAACGCGTTTCGGCATCTGCGCGACCTGCTACGGTCGCGACCTGGGCCGCGGCGGCCTGATCAACATCGGCGAAGCCGTCGGTGTGATCGCTGCCCAGTCCATCGGCGAACCCGGCACGCAGCTGACGATGCGTACCTTCCACATCGGTGGTGCCGCTTCGCGCGCTGCCATCGCCTCGAGCGTGGAAGCCAAGTCGAACGGCTCGATCGGCTTCAACGCCACGATGCGCTACGTGACCAACAGCAAGAGCGAGCTGGTCGTGATTTCGCGTTCGGGCGAGATCGTCATCCATGACGAGCACGGCCGTGAGCGCGAGCGTCACAAGGTGCCGTACGGCGCGATCCTGGCGGTCAAGGCCGACCAGCAGATCAAGGCCGGCCACGTGCTCGCCAACTGGGACCCGCTGACCCGCCCGATCATTACCGAGTTCGCCGGCAAGGCGCAGTTCGAGAACGTCGAGGAAGGCCTGACGGTCGCCAAACAGGTGGACGAAGTGACCGGTCTGTCGACCCTGGTCGTGATCGACCCGAAGCGCCGCGGCGCTGCCAAGGTCGTGCGTCCGCAGGTCAAGCTGATCGACGCCCAAGGCCTGGAAGTGAAGATCCCCGGCACCGATCACTCGGTGACGATCGGCTTCCCGATCGGCTCGCTGGTTCAGATCCGCGACGGCCAGGACGTGGGCCCCGGCGAAGTGCTGGCACGCATCCCGGTCGAAGGTCAGAAGACCCGAGACATCACCGGCGGTCTGCCGCGCGTGGCCGAGCTGTTCGAAGCCCGTTCGCCGAAGGACAAGGGCATGCTGGCCGAAATGACCGGTACCGTGTCGTTCGGTAAGGAAACGAAGGGCAAGATTCGCCTGCAGATCACCGATCCCGAAGGCGGCGTCTACGAAGACCTCGTGCCGAAGGAAAAGAACATCCTGGTGCACGAAGGCCAGGTGGTGAACAAGGGCGAAAGCGTGGTCGACGGTCCGGCAGACCCGCAGGACATCCTGCGCCTGCTGGGTTCGGAAGAACTCGCGCGCTACATCGTGGACGAAGTGCAGGACGTGTACCGTTTGCAGGGTGTGAAGATCAACGACAAGCACATCGAGGTGATCGTTCGCCAGATGCTGCGCCGCGTCGTGGTCGACAACATCGGCGACACGAGCTACATCTCCGGCGAACAGGTCGAACGCAGCGAAATGCTCAACACCAACGACGCCCTGCGCGCCGACGGCAAGATCCCCGCGACGTTCACCAACCTGCTGCTGGGTATCACGAAGGCGTCGCTGTCGACCGACTCGTTCATCTCGGCCGCTTCGTTCCAGGAAACGACGCGCGTGCTGACCGAAGCCGCGATCATGGGCAAGCGCGACGAGCTGCGCGGCCTGAAGGAAAACGTCATCGTCGGTCGCCTGATTCCCGCAGGCACCGGCATGGCGTACCACCAGGCCCGCAAGGTCAAGGACGCCATGGACGAAGCCGAGCGCCGCGCCATCGCCGAGTCGGAAGCTGCCGATCTGGCCGGCTCGAGCGACAGCGATGCGACGACCAGCACGGTGGACGCCAACGAAGGCGCCGCGACCGAATAA